The following proteins are encoded in a genomic region of Ferrimicrobium sp.:
- a CDS encoding LLM class F420-dependent oxidoreductase: protein MKLAMQINYAGNILDMVEEVVRYESAGLDIVFVAEAYGFDTVSILGYLAAKTTRVELGPGILPIYSRTPALIAQTAAGLDYVSGGRAVLGLGASGPQVIEGWHGVAYDRPIARTRELIGLCRKVWRRERLESDGIYQIPLRGGTGLGKALKLITEPVRPRVPIYLAAIGPANVALASELAEGWLPIFYLPEQAESVWGESVRKGLRLRDADLGDFEIVAGGLLAIENNSQDLLDLARPYVALYVGGMGAKTKNFYNDLFRRYGYGDLAEQIQDLYLGGEREKAAQLVPNELMERMNLVGSAGFVQERVQAFARAGVTTLMVTPIGQDPIGSFRQLRSMVDRL, encoded by the coding sequence ATGAAGTTAGCGATGCAGATTAATTATGCAGGGAATATTCTTGATATGGTTGAGGAGGTCGTTCGCTACGAGAGTGCAGGACTCGATATCGTCTTTGTCGCGGAGGCCTATGGATTCGACACCGTGTCTATCCTCGGCTATTTGGCGGCTAAAACGACACGTGTCGAGCTCGGGCCTGGCATTCTTCCTATTTACTCTCGTACGCCTGCGTTGATTGCACAGACCGCGGCTGGACTTGATTACGTTTCAGGTGGGCGCGCGGTTCTTGGTCTTGGAGCCTCTGGTCCTCAGGTGATCGAGGGTTGGCATGGGGTTGCCTATGATCGACCGATCGCTCGGACGCGGGAGCTCATCGGGCTCTGTCGGAAGGTGTGGCGCCGTGAGCGGCTGGAGTCTGATGGTATCTACCAAATTCCGCTTCGAGGCGGTACTGGGTTGGGCAAAGCGCTCAAACTCATTACCGAGCCAGTTCGACCACGAGTACCGATCTACCTCGCGGCGATCGGACCTGCGAATGTGGCGTTAGCCTCCGAACTCGCGGAGGGTTGGTTGCCTATCTTCTACCTTCCCGAGCAGGCGGAATCGGTGTGGGGCGAATCGGTGCGCAAGGGACTGCGTCTTCGAGACGCTGATCTCGGTGATTTTGAGATCGTTGCGGGAGGTTTGCTCGCTATTGAGAACAACAGCCAGGATCTGCTTGATCTCGCACGGCCATATGTGGCACTCTACGTTGGGGGCATGGGTGCAAAGACCAAGAACTTCTATAACGACCTGTTTCGACGCTATGGATATGGCGACCTAGCAGAGCAAATTCAAGACCTCTATCTTGGCGGGGAACGAGAGAAAGCAGCCCAACTTGTACCGAATGAGCTGATGGAGCGGATGAACCTTGTCGGTAGCGCGGGTTTCGTTCAGGAGCGTGTTCAGGCTTTTGCCCGAGCCGGAGTGACTACGTTGATGGTGACCCCGATTGGGCAAGATCCAATCGGTTCGTTCAGACAGCTGCGCTCCATGGTTGATCGGCTTTGA
- a CDS encoding PucC family protein translates to MSKRQLDLKLLSFTSIVALLIEFIFGTANVLYVTITPHNPWGASHPIAILYLHVIIGLALLINGVMMINASLEQPAAGALGYTIVGVLGIVIAIAAGLGFVNGGGRSNLLSLIMALGFTLALFAYAFLLYHLSRSTSTTSEP, encoded by the coding sequence ATGAGTAAACGCCAGCTCGACCTCAAGCTCTTGTCCTTCACCTCGATCGTTGCTCTGCTCATTGAGTTCATTTTTGGCACCGCCAATGTATTGTATGTAACAATCACCCCGCATAACCCATGGGGTGCCTCGCACCCCATCGCGATCCTCTATCTTCATGTCATCATTGGCCTCGCTCTGCTCATTAATGGCGTCATGATGATCAACGCTTCCCTTGAACAACCTGCAGCCGGTGCCTTGGGCTACACGATCGTCGGCGTCCTTGGCATTGTCATTGCGATCGCCGCGGGACTTGGGTTTGTCAATGGCGGTGGCCGTTCGAACCTGCTCTCGCTCATCATGGCACTCGGGTTCACGCTCGCGCTTTTTGCCTACGCATTCTTGCTCTACCATCTCAGCCGGTCAACCTCTACGACCAGCGAACCATGA
- a CDS encoding polyprenol monophosphomannose synthase — MGRTASQYPWVIVPTYNEASNILDIVEAIRKAVPAATVLVVDDSSPDGTADLVESLSKDDRLVRVLRRPGKAGLGAAYRAGFREALSAGATALVEIDADFSHDPVVIPKLLDGLDDGAGLAIGSRYIPGGSSDGLPALRLLISRLGNRYASIMLGIDVRDATAGFRAYEADALKMIDLDQVRADGYGFQVEMAYLISQLGFRIVEVPITFHDRRAGSSKMSSNIVIEAMMLCTIWGISRRVPWLRQGSRQDQLIDHLEKLIRRSS; from the coding sequence ATGGGTCGTACGGCATCGCAGTATCCCTGGGTGATCGTTCCAACATATAACGAAGCCAGCAATATCCTCGACATCGTCGAGGCGATACGCAAGGCGGTCCCCGCTGCGACGGTACTCGTGGTTGATGACAGCTCGCCTGATGGCACCGCAGATTTGGTCGAGAGCCTCAGCAAGGATGATCGGTTGGTTCGTGTGCTGCGTCGTCCTGGCAAGGCTGGGTTGGGTGCGGCGTACCGGGCAGGTTTTCGGGAGGCGTTGAGCGCGGGAGCGACAGCACTGGTTGAAATCGACGCGGATTTCTCGCATGACCCAGTGGTCATACCGAAGTTGCTTGACGGCCTCGATGATGGCGCTGGTCTCGCCATCGGCTCGCGTTACATTCCCGGCGGTTCGTCTGATGGTTTGCCGGCTCTGCGCCTCTTGATCTCTCGTCTTGGGAACCGCTATGCATCGATCATGCTTGGTATCGATGTTCGCGATGCCACTGCTGGGTTTCGGGCTTATGAGGCTGATGCATTGAAGATGATTGACCTTGACCAGGTGCGTGCTGACGGCTATGGATTTCAGGTTGAGATGGCCTATCTCATCTCCCAGCTAGGTTTCCGGATCGTCGAGGTCCCAATCACCTTTCATGATCGGCGTGCAGGCAGCTCGAAGATGTCGAGCAATATCGTGATTGAGGCGATGATGCTCTGTACGATTTGGGGGATCAGTCGAAGAGTTCCATGGCTGCGCCAAGGTTCACGACAGGATCAATTGATCGACCATCTCGAGAAGCTGATTCGGCGCTCATCGTGA
- a CDS encoding geranylgeranyl reductase family protein: MRVLVVGAGPAGSLTALLLARCGHEVVLVDRSTFPRDKACGDVVGPLALSVLERVGVPLPGDAHRIGSMWLGFDGDEMLMPARPGLGHRGYGLTIRRKDFDDILYRQAISEGAESRVGVVGAVQRRGNRLRVHLDGVDEGFDVVVGADGANSAVARAMGMVDPDRVLFGFALRRHVSGSTRTDRVDLLLEGREMVTPGYGWVFDQGSDQLNLGIGVGVGAQRARAKGARELLDRYEQDLVDRNIITTVGTHQEMGGWLKMGLVGTRVAAEGVYLVGDAAGLVNPLQGEGIAAALTSASLCAAVIDRWGANGDAAYRRAIDQHFREFLTTGYTIQRVALGHPKATRVAMRSLVRLGRRSERLASGWGIFWNDLTAYSGRQPGARAAKLALGLGQGVTSLTPARPSWRD, translated from the coding sequence ATGAGGGTACTGGTTGTTGGTGCAGGCCCTGCGGGGTCGCTGACAGCGCTCCTGCTGGCCAGATGCGGTCATGAGGTCGTACTAGTCGATCGATCGACCTTTCCGAGGGACAAGGCGTGCGGGGATGTGGTTGGTCCGTTGGCGCTGTCCGTGCTGGAGCGGGTAGGGGTGCCCCTCCCTGGGGACGCTCATCGGATCGGGTCGATGTGGCTCGGGTTTGACGGAGATGAGATGCTCATGCCAGCGCGGCCTGGGTTAGGTCATCGTGGTTACGGTTTGACGATCCGGCGCAAGGACTTTGATGATATTCTTTACCGCCAGGCGATCTCGGAGGGGGCTGAGAGTCGGGTGGGGGTAGTTGGCGCTGTTCAGCGGCGGGGTAACCGCTTGCGAGTTCACCTTGATGGGGTTGACGAGGGCTTCGACGTGGTGGTGGGTGCCGATGGGGCAAACTCTGCTGTCGCGCGTGCAATGGGGATGGTTGATCCTGACCGTGTCCTCTTTGGATTTGCCTTACGGCGACATGTCTCGGGTTCCACACGCACGGACCGCGTTGATCTGTTGCTAGAGGGTCGAGAGATGGTGACTCCGGGGTATGGGTGGGTATTTGATCAGGGCAGCGATCAGTTGAACCTTGGCATTGGGGTCGGTGTTGGTGCACAACGCGCTCGTGCGAAAGGAGCACGCGAGCTCTTAGACCGCTATGAACAGGATCTGGTTGATCGCAATATCATCACCACGGTTGGGACACACCAGGAGATGGGCGGCTGGTTGAAGATGGGGCTTGTTGGTACACGAGTCGCTGCGGAGGGGGTCTATCTCGTGGGAGATGCAGCAGGCCTTGTGAACCCACTCCAGGGCGAGGGGATCGCCGCGGCACTCACGAGTGCGTCGCTGTGTGCGGCAGTGATCGATCGATGGGGTGCTAACGGCGATGCGGCCTATCGTCGTGCCATCGATCAGCATTTTCGCGAGTTTTTGACCACCGGTTACACTATCCAGCGTGTGGCACTGGGGCACCCCAAGGCTACGCGTGTTGCGATGCGGTCGCTGGTTCGCCTCGGCCGTCGTTCTGAGCGTCTCGCCAGTGGTTGGGGTATCTTTTGGAATGATTTGACCGCGTATTCGGGCCGTCAGCCAGGGGCTCGTGCCGCCAAACTGGCGCTCGGGTTGGGTCAAGGGGTGACAAGCCTGACCCCAGCGCGGCCATCCTGGCGAGACTAG
- a CDS encoding YbfB/YjiJ family MFS transporter, with the protein MDGAVVGSGRIDAKVMLVALGLSLAAATSLGFARFAYSLLLPTMRTALHWSYFAAGAMNTVNAVGYLGGALLVTRISDRFGNRRSFIASGIGMVVALALTPVSAHLVPLLTLRLISGFCGAAIFVIGSSLAQQAARGLSRSGAAVLLGVYFGGAGLGTALSGAIIPAIHLRAVTLWRVDWSILAVITLLAMVGATLASLYVGDPPVRSAGERHLGHYRPLLPALIAYGLFGFGYLAFLTFQVAFMSHQGLPSSRVVLSYVLFGMVAAVSGFIWFRPLAGHRPGLVAASIYLSGTLGSVLYLVSTALWVEIIAAILFGLALMSCSTAFGVVTRVVLPPSLQTGAMGVATVAIAVGQSLGPLVTGQIADSHLGLAGAIGVGATFIGLAALVSLFQRTGAA; encoded by the coding sequence GTGGATGGCGCGGTCGTAGGATCAGGGCGTATCGATGCAAAAGTCATGCTCGTGGCGCTTGGGCTATCGTTGGCGGCAGCGACCTCGCTGGGTTTTGCGCGTTTTGCCTATTCGTTGCTCTTGCCGACAATGCGCACCGCGTTGCATTGGAGTTATTTCGCGGCTGGTGCCATGAATACGGTCAATGCGGTTGGTTACCTTGGAGGCGCGCTCCTTGTGACGCGTATCTCGGATCGATTTGGCAATCGGCGATCATTTATTGCTAGCGGAATTGGCATGGTGGTCGCACTTGCATTGACGCCAGTAAGTGCTCACCTCGTACCGCTATTGACGTTGCGACTCATCTCTGGTTTCTGCGGAGCGGCTATCTTTGTCATTGGGTCTTCGCTCGCCCAGCAAGCTGCACGAGGTCTGTCGAGGTCGGGCGCAGCAGTGCTCCTTGGGGTTTATTTTGGAGGTGCGGGTCTCGGTACCGCTTTGAGCGGCGCGATCATCCCTGCCATTCATTTGCGTGCTGTGACCCTCTGGAGGGTCGACTGGTCGATTTTGGCGGTCATCACCTTGCTCGCCATGGTTGGCGCTACGCTCGCATCGTTGTACGTAGGTGATCCACCGGTGCGTTCTGCAGGTGAACGCCATCTTGGTCATTATCGACCGTTGCTGCCGGCTCTCATCGCCTACGGTTTGTTTGGATTCGGCTACTTGGCCTTCTTAACGTTTCAGGTCGCCTTTATGAGTCATCAGGGACTCCCTTCGTCAAGGGTGGTGCTTTCCTATGTGCTTTTTGGTATGGTCGCTGCCGTCAGCGGATTCATATGGTTCCGGCCACTCGCCGGTCACCGACCTGGCCTTGTGGCAGCGTCGATCTACCTGTCGGGAACGCTCGGCTCAGTGCTCTATTTGGTCTCCACGGCCCTGTGGGTCGAGATAATCGCCGCCATTCTGTTTGGACTTGCGCTCATGAGTTGTTCTACCGCTTTTGGGGTCGTGACGCGTGTTGTGCTGCCGCCGTCGTTACAGACGGGTGCGATGGGTGTGGCGACGGTAGCGATTGCGGTCGGACAGAGCCTCGGCCCCCTCGTTACTGGTCAAATCGCCGATTCTCATTTGGGTCTCGCTGGGGCGATCGGCGTTGGTGCTACCTTCATCGGGTTGGCGGCGTTGGTCTCGCTCTTCCAACGTACAGGTGCCGCGTGA
- a CDS encoding glycosyltransferase family 2 protein, translated as MGKIQSVRSDSCAPWLIGFDLVLSIAVLWPLLVVVGEVYFAWRLLIPPRVDRSLFESASLVGVEVVIPAHNEATSLAKLLASLSAQRGVISSVTVIDDRSTDGTGAIARSLGVEVVRLDQRRGNNPKAGALSAWSPKESTETVVFLDADVDLVGADALARLVSAARSRPNDLISVQPYHRMERWYEQFAFFPNLVALIASGAFGALGHPYSSATFGPVLCCQVARYHSVGGHAAVLDSVLDDQALGEKFRHASGHTVLYEGRGWIEFRMYPNGFWQLLEGFRKNVAIGALSVRGIGALVATLMIVAQLSAMANLVTAAPSELVGALTVVGLMFVINVLVARRIGSFKWTGVILQVLYLVVFLVIVVTSGVDLLRGKTTWKGQLMRTRR; from the coding sequence TTGGGCAAGATCCAATCGGTTCGTTCAGACAGCTGCGCTCCATGGTTGATCGGCTTTGATTTGGTGCTTTCCATTGCGGTTCTGTGGCCGTTGTTGGTGGTCGTGGGGGAGGTGTATTTTGCCTGGAGGTTGTTAATTCCTCCTCGGGTTGATCGATCCCTCTTTGAGAGTGCTTCGCTCGTTGGGGTTGAGGTTGTGATTCCTGCACACAACGAGGCGACTTCATTGGCAAAGTTGCTGGCCAGCTTGAGCGCTCAAAGGGGGGTCATCTCCTCCGTGACCGTGATCGACGATCGTTCAACTGATGGGACTGGCGCCATTGCACGATCATTGGGAGTCGAGGTCGTTCGCCTCGACCAGCGTCGTGGCAATAATCCAAAGGCAGGCGCCCTAAGCGCTTGGTCCCCCAAGGAGTCGACCGAGACGGTGGTCTTTTTGGATGCTGACGTCGATCTAGTAGGGGCTGATGCGTTGGCTCGGTTGGTCTCCGCCGCCCGGAGTCGACCGAATGATCTCATCAGCGTGCAGCCTTATCATCGGATGGAGCGTTGGTACGAGCAATTTGCATTTTTCCCTAACCTGGTCGCTCTGATCGCCTCAGGGGCGTTCGGGGCGCTAGGTCATCCCTACTCATCGGCTACCTTTGGTCCAGTGCTTTGTTGTCAAGTAGCCCGATACCACAGTGTCGGCGGGCACGCAGCTGTGCTCGACTCGGTGCTCGATGACCAAGCCCTGGGAGAGAAGTTCCGACACGCCAGTGGGCATACCGTCCTCTATGAGGGGCGAGGTTGGATCGAGTTTCGGATGTATCCGAATGGGTTCTGGCAGTTACTTGAGGGGTTTCGCAAGAACGTCGCTATCGGCGCTCTCAGTGTGCGCGGCATCGGTGCATTGGTGGCGACCCTGATGATTGTTGCGCAGCTCTCGGCAATGGCAAATCTGGTTACCGCTGCGCCAAGTGAGCTGGTCGGAGCCCTCACCGTTGTGGGGTTGATGTTCGTCATCAATGTGCTGGTAGCTCGACGTATCGGTTCGTTCAAGTGGACCGGTGTGATACTCCAAGTGCTCTACTTAGTGGTGTTCCTTGTGATCGTGGTGACGTCTGGAGTTGATCTGCTCCGTGGTAAGACCACTTGGAAGGGTCAGCTAATGAGAACGAGACGCTGA
- the orn gene encoding oligoribonuclease gives MDLEMTGLLPERHVILEIAMIVTDDDLNTVEEFGPLVIHADEDALGGMEKVVTKMHETNGLLTDVRASTITLEEAHSAALAFLKRHCPNARQVPLCGNSIGTDRRFLARYMPDLENWLHYRSVDVSSIKELAKRWYPGLAEHLPKKDSSHRALDDIRDSIAELEYYREHLFVKTPRIVDVDNS, from the coding sequence ATGGATCTTGAAATGACAGGGCTTCTCCCCGAGCGCCATGTCATCCTAGAAATCGCAATGATTGTTACCGACGACGACCTCAATACCGTCGAGGAGTTCGGACCACTTGTAATTCATGCCGACGAGGACGCATTAGGGGGCATGGAGAAGGTCGTCACAAAAATGCACGAAACCAATGGGCTCCTCACCGACGTTCGCGCCTCCACTATCACCCTCGAAGAAGCCCATTCTGCAGCTCTCGCCTTTCTTAAACGGCACTGCCCGAACGCTCGCCAGGTGCCGCTTTGCGGAAACTCTATCGGCACCGATCGTCGCTTTCTCGCCAGATACATGCCTGATCTTGAAAACTGGTTGCACTATCGCTCCGTCGATGTCTCAAGCATCAAGGAACTCGCAAAGCGTTGGTATCCTGGCTTGGCAGAACACTTACCCAAAAAAGACAGCTCCCATCGTGCTCTTGACGATATTCGAGATAGCATCGCTGAACTTGAGTACTACCGCGAGCATCTATTCGTCAAAACACCACGGATCGTAGATGTCGATAATTCGTGA
- a CDS encoding peroxiredoxin has translation MVVQLGDIVPDFEADTTLGRIRFHDWLGDSWGILFSHPKDYTPVCTTELGEVARLQPEFDRRSTKVIGLSVDDVASHLKWESDIEEVRGHAVGFPMIGDADRKVSSLYGMIHPNASDTLTVRSVFIIDPAKKLRLEMTYPASVGRNFTEILRVLDALQLSDAFPVVTPVNWKPGDEVIVANSVSAEAARKQFEGFREVKSYLRFAKDPKA, from the coding sequence ATCGTGGTCCAGTTAGGTGATATTGTTCCAGATTTTGAGGCGGATACGACATTAGGGAGGATCCGGTTTCACGATTGGCTCGGGGACTCCTGGGGTATTCTATTTTCCCACCCCAAGGACTATACCCCGGTGTGCACAACAGAGCTGGGTGAGGTAGCACGTCTACAACCAGAGTTCGACCGTCGATCCACCAAGGTGATAGGTCTCTCGGTCGATGACGTTGCGAGTCATCTGAAGTGGGAGTCAGATATCGAAGAGGTGCGAGGACATGCGGTTGGGTTTCCGATGATCGGGGATGCTGATCGGAAGGTATCGTCTCTCTACGGTATGATCCACCCGAATGCATCGGACACGCTCACGGTCCGCTCCGTTTTCATTATCGATCCTGCCAAGAAATTACGCCTCGAGATGACGTACCCAGCCTCGGTGGGCAGAAACTTTACGGAGATTCTGCGGGTCTTGGACGCGTTGCAGCTCTCCGATGCATTTCCTGTGGTGACCCCGGTGAATTGGAAGCCTGGTGACGAGGTGATCGTTGCCAACTCTGTCAGTGCTGAAGCGGCACGCAAGCAGTTCGAAGGCTTCCGTGAGGTGAAGTCTTACCTACGCTTTGCCAAAGATCCCAAGGCTTAG
- a CDS encoding cation-translocating P-type ATPase, producing the protein MTCTSCASRIERKLNHLPGATATVNYALEEATITFDPTALDTDRILAAVRQAGYEAIAKDQSTVSPKLQHQRWPLVISAVLSAVLLGTDLSLWSVSRPVALVLALLAIVLVGRGFLITAVRDLRHLTGGMDSLVSLGFVTAFTWSAVVTIAHKTGEPVFFDAAAIVPTVIYLGRWIEERAKVVARSDLNDLQAKILGDVAVTRQGVALTIPAKEILRDDLLTIRPGQVVPTDMTVTAGESAVDTAIITGESDLTLVAPGSNLLAGSINRDQLLEGIATTSAQRSFLSQLTQQVAQAQAKKANLERISDRVSRVFVPIVILIALGTFFVWLTQGSAVTALVAGIAVLVVACPCSLGLATPIAFLVATSRAARSGILIQSPTVLEQVPKIDTIFLDKTGTLTDATLSLDDLPPKLTEEDRVCIATVAQSSTHPVARALSALSTITVPVEAVRELPGSGLVGTVAGHTVTIAAPHFFHLETTKASRMIACQIDDRPPLLFSLHETLREGAKGLVESLHNSGIEIIMLTGDRLSNAQVLANTLGITAIRADVRPADKAAAIRDEQTLGKRVAMVGDGINDAEALAQADLGIALASGTDIAKASADITILGDDITKVPGAIALARVTLRNIHQNFAWAFGYNAIAITLAALGILNPMLAAALMASSSLIVVMNALRLRRWRLQQRFAQPAGASPEHPFSPPSAHVPVQNGFLLDT; encoded by the coding sequence ATGACATGCACAAGCTGTGCCTCTCGTATCGAACGAAAGCTCAATCATCTTCCCGGAGCCACCGCCACCGTCAACTACGCCTTGGAAGAGGCAACCATTACCTTCGACCCCACCGCTCTTGACACCGACCGCATCTTGGCGGCGGTTCGCCAAGCCGGCTATGAAGCGATCGCAAAAGATCAGTCGACAGTCTCGCCAAAGCTCCAACACCAACGCTGGCCGCTCGTCATCAGCGCTGTGCTAAGCGCCGTACTCCTCGGTACCGATCTCTCACTATGGTCGGTGTCTCGACCGGTTGCTCTGGTGCTAGCCCTTTTGGCGATCGTGCTCGTTGGTCGTGGTTTCCTGATAACCGCAGTGCGCGATCTTCGACACTTGACCGGGGGGATGGACTCGCTTGTCTCCCTTGGCTTTGTCACCGCCTTTACCTGGTCGGCGGTGGTGACGATCGCCCACAAGACAGGCGAGCCAGTCTTTTTCGACGCCGCAGCGATTGTGCCAACCGTCATCTACCTCGGAAGATGGATCGAGGAACGTGCCAAGGTGGTCGCGCGAAGTGACCTCAATGATCTTCAGGCGAAAATCCTCGGTGATGTCGCCGTGACGCGTCAGGGAGTTGCGCTGACGATACCGGCCAAAGAGATCCTTCGCGATGATCTGCTCACTATACGGCCGGGTCAAGTGGTGCCAACCGACATGACCGTTACCGCCGGCGAGTCCGCAGTCGATACCGCCATCATCACCGGAGAATCGGACCTCACACTCGTCGCCCCAGGATCAAACCTCCTGGCCGGATCCATCAACCGTGATCAATTGCTAGAGGGTATCGCGACCACCAGTGCTCAACGTAGCTTCCTGTCGCAACTCACCCAACAGGTAGCACAGGCCCAGGCTAAGAAGGCAAATCTTGAACGCATCAGCGACCGTGTCTCTCGCGTCTTCGTGCCAATCGTTATCCTCATTGCACTAGGCACCTTCTTCGTTTGGCTCACCCAAGGTTCCGCCGTCACGGCGCTGGTTGCGGGGATTGCCGTGCTGGTAGTCGCGTGTCCATGTTCACTGGGTCTTGCTACACCGATCGCGTTTCTGGTAGCCACCTCCCGAGCCGCGCGCAGCGGCATACTCATCCAAAGTCCAACTGTCCTCGAACAAGTACCAAAGATCGACACCATATTTCTCGACAAGACCGGCACACTCACCGATGCCACCCTCTCACTCGATGATCTCCCACCAAAGCTGACCGAAGAGGACAGGGTTTGCATCGCGACAGTCGCCCAGTCCTCAACGCATCCCGTAGCCCGTGCGCTCAGCGCACTATCAACGATCACCGTACCCGTTGAGGCCGTACGGGAGCTGCCAGGTTCAGGTTTGGTTGGTACCGTAGCCGGACACACCGTGACGATAGCGGCGCCACACTTCTTTCATTTGGAGACCACCAAAGCATCACGAATGATCGCATGCCAAATTGATGACCGGCCACCACTCCTATTTTCGCTACACGAGACCCTCCGAGAGGGGGCAAAAGGGTTAGTCGAGAGCCTTCACAACAGTGGCATCGAGATCATTATGCTCACTGGTGATCGGCTGAGCAACGCACAAGTCCTCGCTAACACCCTTGGCATCACCGCAATCCGAGCTGACGTACGACCTGCGGATAAGGCTGCTGCGATCAGAGATGAACAAACCCTCGGGAAGAGGGTGGCGATGGTTGGCGATGGTATCAACGATGCCGAAGCACTCGCGCAGGCCGATCTCGGCATCGCCTTAGCGAGCGGGACCGACATCGCCAAAGCGAGCGCAGATATCACCATTCTCGGTGATGACATCACAAAGGTGCCTGGAGCAATCGCCCTGGCTCGAGTCACACTGCGCAACATTCATCAGAATTTTGCCTGGGCTTTTGGTTACAACGCGATTGCGATCACCCTCGCTGCCCTTGGGATCCTCAACCCCATGCTGGCAGCGGCACTCATGGCAAGTTCCTCGCTAATCGTCGTCATGAATGCACTCCGCCTACGCAGGTGGCGTCTCCAACAAAGATTCGCGCAACCAGCCGGCGCTTCGCCAGAACACCCATTCTCGCCACCGTCAGCCCACGTGCCAGTACAGAACGGTTTTTTGCTTGACACATAG
- the dut gene encoding dUTP diphosphatase, whose amino-acid sequence MREIAVRLLHPGAQLPVRQLPGDAGADLVLIEHLTLRPGARGIGHTGLAVELAPGTMGLVVPRSGLALRSGVTVLNAPGLIDEGYRGEVGVLLVNLGESTVELLPGDRVAQLVVVPYADVAYVARTELTETERGAGGFGHTGHH is encoded by the coding sequence GTGAGAGAGATCGCAGTACGCTTGCTCCATCCTGGAGCGCAACTGCCGGTGCGCCAGTTGCCCGGTGATGCGGGGGCTGATCTTGTGCTCATTGAGCACCTGACGCTACGCCCCGGCGCTCGAGGCATCGGCCACACGGGACTCGCAGTGGAACTGGCTCCTGGGACGATGGGGTTGGTGGTGCCGCGTAGCGGCCTTGCCCTGCGCTCTGGCGTGACGGTACTGAACGCTCCCGGTCTTATCGATGAGGGCTATCGCGGGGAGGTCGGCGTGCTGCTGGTCAATTTGGGCGAGAGTACGGTAGAACTCCTTCCAGGAGACCGCGTCGCGCAGCTGGTGGTGGTTCCCTACGCGGATGTTGCGTATGTGGCGAGAACCGAACTAACGGAGACGGAACGTGGAGCTGGAGGGTTCGGCCACACTGGCCATCACTGA
- a CDS encoding heavy metal-associated domain-containing protein, whose protein sequence is MLQFSVPTVSCHHCQVAIQGEVGKIPGVQSVTVDLDTKTVTIEGDELQVDALLAAIDEAGYDAELIQ, encoded by the coding sequence ATGTTACAATTCAGTGTTCCAACCGTCAGCTGTCATCACTGCCAAGTGGCAATCCAAGGAGAAGTGGGCAAAATCCCGGGAGTACAGTCGGTCACCGTTGATCTTGACACCAAGACGGTGACCATCGAGGGTGATGAACTGCAAGTCGATGCGTTGCTTGCCGCGATCGATGAGGCCGGCTACGATGCCGAACTCATCCAGTAA
- a CDS encoding pyridoxamine 5'-phosphate oxidase family protein, with product MTTHVELTTEDINFIHGQELFFVATAPLSDHGHINCSPKGLRDTLYVPDARHIAYLDLTGSGAETIAHLRENGRITLMFCSFAGVPNILRIYGSGQPLLPGGSRYDSLITKFPEREGARAIILITIASVTNSCGYGVPMAAQMRQRDRLENWLAAKGSDGLKNYRKRHNARSIDGLPAIP from the coding sequence ATGACTACACATGTTGAGCTCACCACCGAGGACATCAACTTCATCCACGGCCAGGAGCTCTTCTTCGTTGCGACCGCGCCGCTTAGCGATCATGGCCACATCAACTGTTCGCCGAAGGGTCTACGTGATACTCTCTATGTGCCTGATGCCCGACATATCGCGTATCTAGACTTGACTGGTTCCGGGGCAGAAACGATCGCGCATCTACGCGAGAACGGACGGATAACGCTGATGTTCTGCTCGTTCGCTGGAGTACCGAACATTCTACGAATCTATGGCAGTGGACAACCACTCCTGCCGGGTGGATCACGATATGATTCCTTGATCACAAAGTTTCCCGAACGAGAGGGTGCTCGTGCCATCATCTTGATCACCATTGCGAGCGTGACCAACTCCTGTGGCTATGGCGTACCGATGGCCGCCCAGATGCGCCAACGCGACCGGCTTGAAAACTGGCTTGCTGCTAAGGGCAGCGACGGTTTAAAGAACTACCGCAAGCGCCACAATGCCCGTAGTATCGATGGTCTCCCAGCCATACCGTAA